The genomic segment TACTGCTGCTGGTCCGGCTGGCCCATCGGCGACTCGTCCGACACGCAGCAGGACCTGTTCCTGATCAAGCTCCGCTCGCCCGAAGAGGCGATCCCCTCGACGCTCGTCTGCATATCGCGCGCCACGCTGCCGTGGGAGCGGCcggacggcggacggcgcggcgTCAACGAGGGCCCGACGTGGGTCAGCATCCCCGGCATCTTCTCGGGCATCGTGTACTCGGCCGACGGCAGCTGGACGAGCGACTACAagctcggcctgctgccgctggtCGGCCGGGACCCCCTCGACCCGGCCTCCTGGGCCaagaggccgacgccgctgctCGTCTGCCACCAGCGGTGCGGCGGGCCGTACGGGCCGGGCCACGCGAGCTTCCTGCCGAACCCGCACGACAGGAGCCGCGTGTACTGCATCTACCACGCGACGGCCAACTACGGCGAGGGGTGGGCAAATCGGAAGGCGAGGGTCATCGATCTTGGCGCCGAGTGTTTTGGGCCGCATGCACACTCGGTCTGCTGCGCGCTTGATCGACACGTACCGAAGCATGGCCACGGTAGGCCGCACAAGTCTTCTTGCATCATGTCGTGATGTAATGATTCTACGCGAGGGAGCGGTTGGTGGCCTTTGGTTCCGAGTTCGATCGAGAGGGATCGAGTAGCATACATCTTTGACATAGGTAGATGTGAAAGTGAAATCCAGAGTGACAGACTTACTTAATACTCCTCAAGTCTATCAAAAACCGGTTTCTAGAAACTGTTCCAAGAACCATTCTACTCCTGCAGGCCTCTCACGCGGCTGCTTAGCTGCCTGCCGGCCATGTCAGTCTGATATATCCCATCTCCAAGGTCCTTCCGTAATCACGGAGTTGAGTTTATACAATCGCAGTCTGGAATATTCCCACATTCCTCAAATCTGCTTCTTTTTTTCGGTAAGTAGGACTACTTAGAATCCGAGATTGTTCACTTTTCCGGTTGTCGGTCTTGGCTCTTGGACAACAGCAGAATCATGATTTTGCATCCGATTTGCATCCGCAAGGCGGATGAATATTCGCACCCAACAGATTAGGGTTTGTAACAATGCTACAAAACCGGACTGTCGGACAGTTAAAAAGACCGTTTTAAATTGTTATATCATATGGCAGCTTTCCTTGATTTTCCCTTCTACATCACTACACCTCTGACGGAGGCGACTTGACTATCACGATGCCTCCTCACGACACGCTTTCCTGGCCACCACGCGCAACGGTAACAGTGCCTATACTTGCCGTTGTTCTTGTAAGAGCTGTACTACCCTTTGAGTATGTTTCAAGCTCACTGATAAATCATAGGGTGTCGCTTATGTTGCGTGGTCGATTATCTACAACCTCTATTTCACCCCACTGTCCAAGATCCCCGGTCCGAAACTATGGGCCGTTTCGAAGATTCCCAACTCGCTCATGCGGGCCTCGGGCCACTCCGTCCAGAAGGTCCTTGACCTCCACAAGAAATACGGCAGTGTAGTCCGTCTCGCGCCGGACGAAGTCTCGTTCGTGGACCCCGGGGCCTGGAACGACACAATGGGACATCGAAAGAGCGGGCAGGAGGAAAACGGCAAACACCCCGTCTTTTACGGGCTCAGCGGggacgccgtcatcggcgccgatCGCGAGAAGCacggccgccttcgccgcctgcTGTCCCACGGCTTCTCCGCCCAGAGCATGATCGACCAGCAGCCGCTCATCCGCCAATACGTCGACAAACTGATCCAGCGACTCCACGAGAAGTGCGGCGCGGGAGCTACGCCCGTGGACATGGAAGCGTGGTACAACTACACGACCTTTGACATCATCGGCGACCTGACTTTTGGCGAGCCGTTCGGATGTCTCAACAACTCGGGCTATCACCCATGGGTGGCTCTCATCGCCAGTACCATGAAGCACTCTGCGAACCTCTATGCTTTGCGTCGCGTCTTTCCCCGGCTCGAGAGTCTGGTCAGTCGCATGTTGACCATGACGATGAGCGGCTCACTTGCGCAACATATGGAAGTTACCCGGACGAAGATGCAAAAGCGGTTGGACCTTGGAATGTACAGGCCTGACTTTACCGAAGCCATGATTCGGAGGCAGGGTGCAGAGGTTCGCTATCCCCAATCCCGTTTTTTGATAACCCATGAGTCGATACTCGATACTGAGAATTGGCGCCGCAGAAACTTACTTTCAACGAACTACAAGACAATGCCAGTCTCCTGATGATTGCCGGTTCCGAAACCACGGCTACCGTCCTGACCGGCGTGACGTACTACCTCTTGAAGCATCCCGATATCCTCGCGAAGCTGACCGAGGAGGTTCGCACGTCGTACACGTCGGAGGACGAGATCGATCTCGTGAGCGTGCAGAAATTGACGTACATGCTCGCGGTGCTCAACGAAACGCTGCGCATCTACCCGCCGATCCCAACCGCGCAACCTCGCGTGGTCCCGTCGGCAGGTAGTGTAGTCTGCGAGAAGTTCTTGCCTGCCGGAGTAGGTCACACCATTATCAATGTCTGACCTTGCTCTGGTTTTGATACAAGGCTGACATCGATCTTTCTGTAGACGACGGTGGGTCTCTGGTTTTGGCCCATACACCATTACCCCGGCAACTTCAGCATGCCCGACGACTTCATCCCCGAACGCTGGATGGGCGACGAGCGGTTCGTTGACGATAGGACGGACGCGTTCCAGCCCTTCTCCTTTGGTTCGCGGAACTGCATTGGCAGAAAGTACGTGCCCCCCGTTGCCTGGACAGGAGTTGGTTGGAACCCGGCTAACACGCGATGGGTTCGTAGCCTCGCATACGCCGAAATGCGCATGATTCTGGCTAGGATTGTGTGGAATTTTGATCTCCGACCCACTGACGAGAGCCTGACCTGGATGGAGAGGAACGAGGCATTCAACCTGTGGGAGAAGCCGGCGTTGAACGTGCACCTGGCACCaagaaagagggaggaaTAGTGGAAACTAAGTTGGTCACTGACGACGACCAACACTTAAAGGTTGGAGGATCACCATGGACAGAAGTGAAAGGGCGTGGACACATACACAAAACGGGGTTAGAAGGGGCAGGGCTGGAAAACAATTATCATCCTGCAAAGGGTTTCCCGAGGCCAGCATCACCATGTCGTCAAACATAGCTAGGCTGCACAAGATCCACCAATGTTTGACGATGGCCCCGTATTGATGGAACGTACAACAGGCAAAATACTTCTTCAGTTTCGGGTGCGACTTTCTGTTAATAGGACTTTGTGTCTTCACGATATGCTGCACCTCAGCCACCAAAGACGAGACATCGAGTCTCTCGGCAGCGCTTGCCATGGTCTACTTCTTAAGCGTCGAAGTGTTCGCCGACAACAAGATGGAGACAGGCGTACAGGCATTTCGTGGCCAAGATGCGCGCATGCTAGAACCCAGGCTTGCGCTGCCTCCTAGGGAGTATAAGTTATAATATGTAAACAAGACGTTATGCTTGCTTTTACTAGGTTTTCAAGGATATGTTACACAGGTGCAGCATACAAGCTGTGTTTTTACACATTTGTAGTTTCAACAATAGAGAAACACTAATGGTATCATTGTTCTCTTTCCTATATCATGTCGGGCCTGCTTGGTCCCCTTGTGCTTTCTCTGAACAAGCGCGTAACGGCAGCATTATGTACGCCCATGGGCTCAGTTCTGACGGCCATTTCATAGGCCGTTGGACGCGCAACCAAAAGGCTTCCCGACGGTGCCCGCCCGGAACTCTTCGATAATGCCCTCGACACTTGCATATGTTCCTGCCGTAAGGAAAAGGAGACCGGTGAGAATGATAATGACGTTAAGAGCCATCGATGCCCAGTCAACAAGTTTGTTCCCCTTCGGAATCCCGgcgcggccgtcggcgctcCGCATGCGGAAATAGGCCACGCCCCaaaagacgaagccgaagaagGAGTCGAACAGGGAGGacatgagagagagaactGAGATGGGTCAGCAGAGACCTCGAGAGCGATGGGGCCGACTTAcgagacgagaagaagggaatCAGCTCGGCAATAAGGAAAGCCAACAGCCAAAGCGCCACTGTTGATGTGTGTTAGTTGTGCTCACCAAAACAAGTTGGTCAAGACTCACAAAGAATAGTGGCCCACGAGCCCCAGCCAACAATGGTGTGCTCGTGCAAGTGCTTCGTTCCCTTGAAaaggcggaagaagaggaagcgaGCCGAGACACTGGCGTATAACACACCGAGGAAAACCAGAGTCGGGAtcatgaaggagaaggagaccTTCTTGTAGACATCTTCGAGGGAACCAAAAGCCGGGGCGGTCATGTACTGGTTGCCGACGAAGGCGTAGACGACAGCTCCAACAATGCTGAAAACGATGATCTCGCCAATGGTGACGGCCCAGAGAGCCTTGGGAAAATCGCTGCAACGCATCGTCAGCAAGTACATTTTTGCGCGAATCAACAAAACATAAAGCCTACCGAGGATCTTTCATCTCGGCGATGAAACTAGGCAGCGTGATCTGGCCGATGAAGGTGTAGCTAATGTTCAAAAACGCATTCATTCCGGAGACGAACGTGGTGGAGGCCAGCGGGAGGGCCGTGACGATGGGGTTGCCGCCCGTCTTGGTGACGCCATTGTCACCCACGTAGGTGGATCGGGGGTCGTATCCGGCGGGATGGGACTGGATGCCGGCGAAGATGGTTGCCAGAAGCACCGAGAtgaaggtgaagacggcTGAGGCGGTGCCGGCCTTGGACAACGAGTCGAAGGTGCGGGGCAGCGAGCAGACCCAGCagatgatggtgacgacgatggagaaAACGACGGTTCGGCAGACGACGGGGTCGGACTCGGTCATCGTGTTAAGATActtggcgccgacgaggacgtgaAGAGCCTGCGCAGTTGTCAGCATGGGAATTGGAGTAATCAGAGTGAGTGGTCTGACGAACCTGAATGAACTAAGAAAGAGTCAGCAAGTTTTCAATTTGACGGCTAGACACAAGGGAACGACTCACGGTGTTGTTCAGGATAAACATCACGGCGGTGGCATACCACGCCCATTTCTTGCCCCAGAAGAGCATCTGACCAATGTCGCAAACGTCGCGGACTTCAGGATGCCTCAAACAGAATTGCCAGAGGACCAAAGATCTGTGGGCCAATGTCAGTAACTGGCCCTGTTTATGAGTGTGCAGCAAAAGACATACGTGTAGAGAACAATgagggcgatgacggcggtgaGGATGAGTCCGggaacgaggccgagaatACTGTACGACCACGGGAAGCTCATGATGGCCTAGAATTATCAGCGTTGCATCCTAGTcgcaggcgaggaagacgcagCAATACTCACAAGGCAGATGTACTCGGAAAAGAGCAAACCGGCGGTCTACAAACCCCCAATGGTGTGATTAGCAAGCATATCGGCGCATTCGAGAGGCGCATTGCAGGCCAACCTTTTGCCAGCTGCACGTCCGGTACTTGATGGCATGgccatcttcctcggccagctgcttcCCGAGGATGGCGTCCGGGTTCTCCTCGCTGTCGGAAGTCTCTCCCAGGCCCTCGTGGCGCGGCGCTATGCGAGGGCCGACCTTTGTCTTGCGGCCGCCGAACCAGGCGCTGAGGCCGGTCGTGCCGCCCGTCTCGACATCGGggcgggcgaaggcgagCTCGGAGGTGCCCTTATCGCTCGTGGCGGGCTCGGTTTGGCGCAGGTCCTTGTCCATGGCGCGCGAAACAGGCGAGTCGCGATCAATCCGATGCGTCGTCAGGGActcggggaggggggacccTTCGGTCGGATTTGGCGATGGTGTGTCGTAGTTGGCGTATCAATGTTCGTTTGAAGGCCGGTGCGCGCGTCGAGAGGTGACGAAGTGATGCGATGGCGCAATGCGCAATGctacaacgacgacgacgacgatgcgaCGGAGGGGTCACAGACGCAGTCTCGCAgcagaggggggaggggagaagaagaaaaagaagacgaagaagggaTGGAGATCAGGGCGAGAGGAGGTGAGACAAGAGAAAGATCGGAACAAGACTCGACTCTCGGACGCAAGACGGATGGATGTTTGATGTTTGGAGAGAAAGCGCAACCATGTGGGACGTGCGAGTTTATGAGGAGGAGCAGATTCGGCAGAGGGACGGACAGAAGATGGGAAACAAGACGCGAACAGGGTCACGCAAGTTGAATCCCGGCAGTTGCAGGCGCAAAGAATGCTCCAAGTCGGACTTGAACTTGAACGAACTTGGGACGCGGGTTCCTTGCGAGTCAAACACTATCAACCGGCCGGAccagggagggggggaggaggaggaggaggaggaggaagcgaTGAGAGGGACACCTGAGCCTACCTATAAGATCGAGACAATGACCGGCAAAAGCAAGGGGATTACAATTCCCATGTACACATACCGTGCTGTGTACATGGACTAGAAACTACATGCAGTACAAGTAGACATACGCTTATGTCTTTTTTCCCATGATCGACTCAAGCATGGCAGAGTCGGGGGTTCTCCGCCAGAGATTGCGATATCCGCCAACAAGCGGGCTCGCTCGGTCAGAGATTTTACGGGCTTTTCCACGGCCATTGTCCTCTGTCACTGGCTGAAcgagagagtgggagaggCCGAGGGAGTGAAAGGGTCTCACGCAGGTGGTCTGGCTGAGCacgtcatcggcgagaaACGGggatggcgtcgtcgtcgtcgtcgtcgtcgtcgtcgtcgtcgttcgtTCGTTCTCTGGACTGGGACTCGGAAGAGACCCCGGCAAAACAACTTGCAGTACTAGTGGCGAACATCTGATGCGTGTGGCGGATGCGCCGTCAACGAGTCGCCGTTGAAGGCTGAAGGGATAGTGGTTGTTCGGCGTATAATTATGTAGACCGAAACGGCCAAAATAAACAATTCATAGTTGGCTTGTGAAAAACAAGCCCAAGAGCCAACTGTCATTGCCGTGTAGACGGACTCGTTCAAGAGCCAATTGTCTTTGTCCTACAATCGCAGTCCGTCCACAGACAGAAGATTAACAAAAAGGACAAGCATTCGGAGGATGCGCCACCAGAAAAGCTTGCTCATGCTAGTGACGTCGACCCCCTCTTCTGAGTCTCCCCCCACCACCCCGTCAGCAATTCGGGGATTTGTGCCAGCGCCAAGTAGCGCCGCTGGGAGTCAAGAGATGGCCAAGAGATGAGGCACACGGGGCGGGTGAGCTTGGCAGGGCGGGTGTCTGTAGCGCATGTCTTATGGTATCAGGACAGTCTTACAGTACCTTCTCGAGAGAACATGGACAACATCTGGGTTCTGCTTGGGAAGAAAGGCTACCAAACACTTGTTGTGTTACCAACCTGCCTTTCCATCACTTCCATCGTCCCGGGTCACCAGTGTAGCCTGTCGCCGTAGCCTGTAATCGCAGTTATGCCGGTGGCCACCCAGCAGCGTCACCACCGTACCGGTGACTTTGAAGAGACTTCGAGCTGGAAACTGCCCCATCTCTCGGCAGCCCTAGCTTCTTTagctcggcggcggaccCAGGATGCTGCATGACGGGGCACTGGACCATCCCTGGCGGGGGAGCTGTAGGCTGTAGCCATGGCCAACTGCCTGTTGGAACTTGGGACAGTCCCAGAGAGGTGTACACTCCAATACTCTCTATGTACACCGACAGTGACACGGATGACTGAGATTTGACACCCAGTGACTCTCGTTGGACGGATAAGGATGTTGGATAACTCGGTTGAGTATGCAGCCAGTAAGACGGGCTTGACACATGGAAACACAAAACACGTGTTGGCATGTTTGCATGTTCCCCCGCCGTTGGCCAGTTTCTGAGCTCTCTCTGGCAAGTGTGGGTGAAGTATGATTGGCGTACATTAAGGTCAAGCGTTCGGAACACGGCCGTGAAATGTCTTAACGCTCTCCGGGAGCATGGGCCGAGGAGCGGATTGCGCCATCGGTATTTGAAATTGCATCAGGACGAGGAATCCCGAGCCAGCGGGATGGGTTCGCAGttacttcttcttcctttctttatttttatttttattttattgTAGAACTCCAACTTGTTGATTATGTGATAACTGCAGGGTTCCGTTGGTCCCCGAggtctctgtctctgtctctgtgtCTATGTTCTCCATCTGTGGACATACTGCATATGCAGGATGTCACTCGACGTCATCTACAACTATAGGTATATACTCATATATATATACACACATGCCGTGTTTGCGCCGTCCAAAATGCAGAGTGCTCGCATGCGGGGGAAACAAAAACGACAACACTCCCCCCCCTCAACCCAGATCATACCCTCCCTACACCTGCGTCTCGTCCCAGTCGGACCATCTCCGAATcacctcgtccacggcgccgatgcccttCTTGGACGTCTGCACCTCGAACCACTCGCGGTGCACCTGATTGCACCCGGCGCAGGTGATGGGCCCTGCGTGAAGCCCCATGCCCGAGAGCTCAATGTGGATGAGCCGCTCGACGCGGTGGACGTGCGGCGTCATGCGCGGCTGCTCGCCCGACGCCGCACTCGACCCCGGTATGTACGGGTAGTACCGCAGCACCTCGATCTCGTACGAGCACTGCTTCGTCCACTGCTGCATGCGTCGCTGCACGTTGGCCGCCCGCCCGATCTTAATGAGCATCTTGTTGTCCGCCGacgcgccgccgttggccttggcAAACGCCGACACCACGTCGCTcgaccgccgctgccgaccaCCGCCCCGTGCCGGCGAGGGGGGCGCGAGGAGGGACCTCGCCTCCTgcagcggcgccgcctccttcttggacgTCGGCGTGATCCAGAACATGTAGATGTAGCCCGGCTCCTCGGAGCTGCCGTACGGCCGTGCCAGTTCGGCCATcagcgccgaggccgtctgcgggtccgtcgtcggcgggaTGAGGGACAGGTATTGCGCCGTCTGTGACGTCGAcagcggctgcggcgacggctgCGAGCTCTTTCGGGAGTGGCTCGACGTGCTCGCCGTCGGGCGCCCACCGTTCGAGGGGGAAAGGAGCTGGCTCGAGGGCCGAGGCACAGCTGCAGAGCCGCCGTTCTGCACCGGTCGCGGCTGGGGCCGGGGCGCGGGCTGTGACtcctcctggacctcgtcgatgggGATCgtgaagcagaagcagaaatgcagctgcttctccttctttggCGGGCGGGAATGCGCGACCGATGGCTTTGAGGTCGTCGGCTGCGGTCTCCCGCCGCTTGGGCGCCCCCCCTGTGGTCGCTTTTGCTTCTTGCTCGGGTTCGACCCGATGTCtacgaggccgaggcggtcggcgaGGGTATCGATGCTCGTGCGTTCTCCCAAAATTGGCTTACCGGACATTCTAGGCCCGGGGCTCGACTGGGCAGAGCGGCTGGCGGCCTGGTCTTTATGGTGGTGACAATAGAGCGACTCCTCCTTGAGCGTCGGCGAGAgggccttgcccttggcggGCGTGACGGGGTTGCGGCATAGGTTGCCAGAGCCCGTCAGGCCCTTGCAGGTTGTTTTCGGGTTTTTGGAGTCGGAGCGCTCGAGGCGGTCTTCGGGAGTGTTGGCGATGTAGCCCATTGTTCGCACCGTTCGTCGGTCAGTCCGTCGTTCCGTCGGGTGTCGATCGAGTGATGCTGTAATTATTCGCGAACGGCCGGCTGCGTGGTCTCGTCGTATCGAGACGACCTGGAAAGAGGGTGGAGAAGGCTCAAATACGTCAGCGACGCCAAGGAGACGTCGCGTCAAGCGAGGTAAGGACTGATAATTTGAGTAGTCGTGACGGGGTCGTTATGACGAAGCTGTCGCAGCGAAGCGACTCACGATTCAAGCTTGGTGTTTGGGTGCGTGAATCAAGCCTGACCCCCCTGAACGACCAGATGatgcaacagcagcagcgacagcagcaccagcagcagcaagaacAGGATTACTGCTCAAAACACCCATGGAATAGCTGCTCATCTCGACGGAGGCCCATGTCGCGAGGTGGGCGCGGACCTGAGGAGACGGGGAAACCGACTGGGCGAGGCTGGGTCCCGACGGGGTCAGACCGCCAGAGAACAGGGCATCGGGGCCTGTAAGCCTCTGAGAAGCTGCCCCTGTCGATGTCGCGTCGTCTTTGGGTATGGAGCGTATCCGTATGGTGGGGAGGCGAGCTGTTGGCGCCAGGACTGTGACTCGGACTCGGCCATGTCGAGATGTggctggggaggagggaacGAATGTGGTGGAGTGGAGAGGAAGACTACCTGAGGCTAGAAATGTGGTGGCTGGATGTGGCTGACATCAATGTGGCTGAGTGCAACTGTGGCCAGGTTGCACAGCCATAACTACATGTGGCTTGGCCTTTCCAGTCTGTCCGAAAGCCACATTCCTCCGTCCAACTCCACTCCACCAAGAATTGCATCGCCGTCCCTGCATTTCCGCCTCACCTGGTGCCATTTCCTCAACGCGAcaccagcaacaacaacgcaGCCATCCATGATGGCCCAGAAGCTTGATACGCGAAGTCCGTCAGAAATAGCATCCTTTCCCTAACCAGATGCATCTAGGCGTGGTCAAGGCTCTGACGACCAGTATGGCCTACCTGCGACGGCCCGATGCATGTAAAGGCTGGCTCTACCGTTGCGGATGGAGCACCCAGTGACCGGCGCGTGTCTGTGACCATATGCGGCGTGACGGGACCCCGAACAGCGTGCCAGAGACCGGAGCGGACAGCGGATAACGGACCAGCTTGATTTGCCGAACAGACGCATCAAGTCCAGTCGAAAAGGTGGTCTCTGGAAGATTCGCAACCAACGAGGATATGCAATTGTCATGTGTTGTCCAGATCCTCCATCCGCCACAGAGATCTGCCCAGGCTGCATTCAGTTGAAGTCCACCACCACATCTTAATCGCTTTATCGGGCTTTCGACTCGACGGGTTTCTTCCCTACACGCTTCACGAAGAAACAATGGGTGCTTTCTCGGCACGCCATAGACATGGACAAACCCACCAACACATGCAGGTGAACCACAAGCCAGTAAGGCTCAGAGATGTCATGCCCTACGGATACAGGCGACAGGCTACGTACAGCTGCCCCTGAGCCCGGTAATCTCGGGGCCCACGACGCGGCGAGCAGAATCACACCACAAGCAGACCATCGGCAAGTGGATCATCCGGGGTGGAGCAGACTGGGACTACGGGCAATCTGTGCCTCTTGGGGCTCTTTCAGCTTAACAGGAACGGCTCCGAGCCCGTCCTTTCCGACTCTTGTGAGCCCAGTTGCGGTGTTTGAGAGGCAATGAGGCGAACCCCAAGGCGATCCCATCAGTTACCGCCTCCGGATTCGCCAATCTCATCTGGCCTGCTTTTCGTATTCGGTTTGTTCCTTTTTTTGAAGTGTTTCCCCAAGGGCTAGAGGGAAGAGAGGCGTGGATTCGAGCTTGGCTTCGGAAACACGCAACTTGTCGTACCACATTCTGAGCGGATGCCGGTGAATTTTCATCGTGCCATCGGCGTCTGCACCCCTGCCCTGCGCCGCCGTTCGAAAATCGATCCAAAGCCCGTCATGTCAACACAGGTTTGCGTCTCCACTTGATGCTGAATGATTGTGTATAATTCCACATTGGTCCCCTTTGCCGCTTTCTTGGTCCTCTTTTTGCGATCCTATTGCTGCCGTTGAATTGTGGGAACGACATCTCGTCTTTGATTCAGTTTCTGTCTTGCTTTCAGTCTTGCTCTATCTCTCTGAATCTCTCTCTTAATATCTCTCTTAATATCTTTCTCCTGCAATCGGGGCCCAACAGATATCATGGCGGCGTTCTGGTAAGTCATCCGCATACACTTGGTTCAACACCCGCTCACACACGACCGCAGGAACTCGACCGTCTTGTTCCCCAACCACACCTCGACCCAGACCTACCTCAGcgtgctcgacgacgtcaacAAGTACAATGTCCAGCTCAACATCGTCGAACGTCTCTGGGCCGCCTGGTACCTGTGGATGCAGAACGACATCCTCGCCACCGGCATCATGACCTTTGTCATGCACGAGGTCGTCTACTTTGGCCGCAGTTTGCCGTGGATCATCATCGACACGATCCCTTACTTCCGCAGGTGGAAGCTTCAACAGGTGAGCCTTCCCTCcaccccccgtccccccccccccccatcatGGATGAGCTGCGGATCGGGGAGCTGCATACGTGTTTATGCCGCTCCTTGCCACCCAACTCTCTCATCAGTCCCTCGATCGTTGCCATTCAGTCACTCACCCCCTCCGCAGCAAAAGATCCCGACCTGGAAAGAACAGTTCGAatgcgccgccctcgtcctcttcagCCACTTCACCGTCGAGCTCCCGCAGATCTGGCTCTTTCACCCCATCGCCACCTGGTGCGGCCTCGACTACGCCGTgcccttccctccctggtgGAAGATGGCCTACCAgatcgccgtcttcttcgtcctcgaaGACACATGGCACTACTGGGTGCACCGCGGCGCCCACTGGCCGCCGCTGTACAAGGCCGTCCACAAGATGCACCACTACTATTCGGCGCCCTTTGGCATGACGGCCGAGTACGCCTCCCCGATCGAGGTCAtgttcctcggcctcggcaccgtCGGCTCGCCCGTCCTCTGGGTGCTCATCACCAAGGACCTGCACCTGTTTACCATGTACATGTGGATCGTCCTACGCCTGTTCCAGGCCATCGATAGCCACTCGGGCTACGACTTCCCCTGGTCATTGAGGCACTTCCTCCCCTTCTGGGCCGGCGCCAGTCACCACGACGTCCACCATGAGAAGTTCATCGGCAACTATGCTTCGAGCTTCACCTGGTGGGACTGGCTCATGGAtaccgaggccggcgccgaagcccACCAGCGCCGGCGCGAGAGGAGGCTGGCCAAAGCCAAGAAGGCTCAGTGATGGGAGAGGATTATGGGAGGAGAAACACCTCGACCAAGGGGTCTCCCTGCTGGGCTCAACATCTATCTGCGTGGAGTGGAGGGAACCCGTCGGAGAATGAAGCCGGCCGCGCATTCTTTCTTTTATGGCCGGCACAACGACCTCGTATTATGACGAATTGTAATCGGACTAGACTTGCTACGAAGCCTGCATCGACTCATTTGGCGTTGTACATATTCTATCCTAATGAACACCCATTAATGACCCTAGTCACCGGGTCCTGGAAGGGTGTTTGCTTGACGGTGTTTCAAGCAAACCACTGCATCTCGTGCCGCATGCATCAATGCCGCTCGCCGTGTGTGCTTCGGATAGCGATTGTCTACAGGAAATAATCGTAGCACTGCGTTATGATGCGTTAAAAGCGTGTTCCACGAATCACGATGCACTTGATTCAACGGCCGGCAGGCAAGGTTCGATAGTCTAGGCCTCACTGCTCTTGGGTCTCGGAATCGGGTGTATACAACTCGAGTCAAGAGACTCCTACGGTATAGTCAACTTGATGTCCAGTGTCTTTTTTGAGATTCGACGAACGAGGATCACTTCGGATATTTCCAGACATCTAAGGACACCTGACACTTCACTGCAATTACTCATCTTAGTGCATGGTTAGACTCTGCCAGGCCGAGACCCCCAAGTATCACGATCATCGTGATCTTCGACCGCGTCCTGAGCCAGCGAGTGGTGAGAGGGGAAACAGTAACGGCAAGCAACAGAGAGATTCTCGGACACTAAGCCCTCAGCGATAATCGAAGGGGCATGACG from the Colletotrichum destructivum chromosome 10, complete sequence genome contains:
- a CDS encoding Putative fatty acid hydroxylase, which codes for MAAFWNSTVLFPNHTSTQTYLSVLDDVNKYNVQLNIVERLWAAWYLWMQNDILATGIMTFVMHEVVYFGRSLPWIIIDTIPYFRRWKLQQQKIPTWKEQFECAALVLFSHFTVELPQIWLFHPIATWCGLDYAVPFPPWWKMAYQIAVFFVLEDTWHYWVHRGAHWPPLYKAVHKMHHYYSAPFGMTAEYASPIEVMFLGLGTVGSPVLWVLITKDLHLFTMYMWIVLRLFQAIDSHSGYDFPWSLRHFLPFWAGASHHDVHHEKFIGNYASSFTWWDWLMDTEAGAEAHQRRRERRLAKAKKAQ
- a CDS encoding Putative amino acid transporter, transmembrane domain-containing protein: MDKDLRQTEPATSDKGTSELAFARPDVETGGTTGLSAWFGGRKTKVGPRIAPRHEGLGETSDSEENPDAILGKQLAEEDGHAIKYRTCSWQKTAGLLFSEYICLAIMSFPWSYSILGLVPGLILTAVIALIVLYTSLVLWQFCLRHPEVRDVCDIGQMLFWGKKWAWYATAVMFILNNTFIQALHVLVGAKYLNTMTESDPVVCRTVVFSIVVTIICWVCSLPRTFDSLSKAGTASAVFTFISVLLATIFAGIQSHPAGYDPRSTYVGDNGVTKTGGNPIVTALPLASTTFVSGMNAFLNISYTFIGQITLPSFIAEMKDPRDFPKALWAVTIGEIIVFSIVGAVVYAFVGNQYMTAPAFGSLEDVYKKVSFSFMIPTLVFLGVLYASVSARFLFFRLFKGTKHLHEHTIVGWGSWATILLALWLLAFLIAELIPFFSSLLSLMSSLFDSFFGFVFWGVAYFRMRSADGRAGIPKGNKLVDWASMALNVIIILTGLLFLTAGTYASVEGIIEEFRAGTVGKPFGCASNGL
- a CDS encoding Putative glycoside hydrolase, family 43 yields the protein MSNRIICNVDTPDPWVVAADGQFYFTFTLDNRIEIWASRTLEDFHHCRKAVVWKPEPGTPWSVNIWAPELHRLNGRWYIYTCGAPPGVGNPGHRTTVLRSSSQDPMDVSAWEFLGPLKGMPDQWSIDATVFSPDGRDLYCCWSGWPIGDSSDTQQDLFLIKLRSPEEAIPSTLVCISRATLPWERPDGGRRGVNEGPTWVSIPGIFSGIVYSADGSWTSDYKLGLLPLVGRDPLDPASWAKRPTPLLVCHQRCGGPYGPGHASFLPNPHDRSRVYCIYHATANYGEGWANRKARVIDLGAECFGPHAHSVCCALDRHVPKHGHGRPHKSSCIMS
- a CDS encoding Putative cytochrome P450; protein product: MPPHDTLSWPPRATVTVPILAVVLGVAYVAWSIIYNLYFTPLSKIPGPKLWAVSKIPNSLMRASGHSVQKVLDLHKKYGSVVRLAPDEVSFVDPGAWNDTMGHRKSGQEENGKHPVFYGLSGDAVIGADREKHGRLRRLLSHGFSAQSMIDQQPLIRQYVDKLIQRLHEKCGAGATPVDMEAWYNYTTFDIIGDLTFGEPFGCLNNSGYHPWVALIASTMKHSANLYALRRVFPRLESLVSRMLTMTMSGSLAQHMEVTRTKMQKRLDLGMYRPDFTEAMIRRQGAEKLTFNELQDNASLLMIAGSETTATVLTGVTYYLLKHPDILAKLTEEVRTSYTSEDEIDLVSVQKLTYMLAVLNETLRIYPPIPTAQPRVVPSAGSVVCEKFLPAGTTVGLWFWPIHHYPGNFSMPDDFIPERWMGDERFVDDRTDAFQPFSFGSRNCIGRNLAYAEMRMILARIVWNFDLRPTDESLTWMERNEAFNLWEKPALNVHLAPRKREE